One genomic segment of Hordeum vulgare subsp. vulgare chromosome 2H, MorexV3_pseudomolecules_assembly, whole genome shotgun sequence includes these proteins:
- the LOC123430391 gene encoding uncharacterized protein LOC123430391 produces MGRRSSFFCAIFSFSRRSRRYAYVDDQDSDWEQPPAPGLRKVRSSDDDSGWWVGERDVDQKAADFIASFHQRSLVA; encoded by the coding sequence ATGGGAAGGAGGTCGTCGTTCTTCTGCGCCATATTCAGCTTCTCGCGGAGGTCGAGGCGGTACGCCTACGTCGACGACCAGGATAGCGACTGGGAGCAGCCGCCGGCGCCGGGGCTGCGCAAGGTCAGGTCCAGCGACGACGACTCCGGGTGGTGGGTCGGCGAGCGCGACGTCGACCAGAAGGCCGCCGACTTCATCGCCAGCTTCCACCAGCGGAGCCTCGTCGCCTGA